From Pristis pectinata isolate sPriPec2 chromosome 42, sPriPec2.1.pri, whole genome shotgun sequence, the proteins below share one genomic window:
- the LOC127566501 gene encoding uncharacterized protein LOC127566501, protein MRECISVHVGQAGCQIGNACWELYCLEHGIQPDGQMPSDKTIGGGDDSFNTFFSETGAGKHVPRAVFVDLEPTVIDEVRTGTYRQLFHPEQLITGKEDAANNYARGHCSIGKEVVDLVLDRIRKLADQCTGLQGLEGRRRGVVRLLCSETVGMQRAEWPHSAR, encoded by the exons CGCGAGTGTATCTCGGTCCACGTCGGCCAGGCCGGCTGCCAGATCGGCAACGCTTGCTGGGAGCTCTACTGCCTGGAGCACGGGATCCAGCCGGATGGGCAGATGCCCAGCGACAAGACCATCGGAGGGGGCGACGACTCCTTCAACACCTTCTTCAGCGAGACGGGGGCGGGCAAGCACGTTCCTCGGGCCGTGTTCGTCGACCTGGAGCCCACAGTGATCG acgagGTCCGGACCGGCACCTACCGGCAGCTCTTCCATCCCGAGCAGCTCATCACGGGCAAGGAGGATGCGGCCAATAACTACGCGCGGGGCCACTGCTCGATCGGCAAGGAGGTCGTGGACCTGGTGCTGGATCGCATCCGGAAGCTG GCGGACCAGTGCACCGGACTGCAGGGGctggaggggagaaggagaggggtggTGAGATTGCTGTGCTCGGAGACAGTAGGGATGCAACGGGCCGAGTGGCCTCATTCCGCCCGGTAA